Proteins from one Oncorhynchus tshawytscha isolate Ot180627B linkage group LG16, Otsh_v2.0, whole genome shotgun sequence genomic window:
- the LOC112216425 gene encoding ATP synthase F(0) complex subunit B1, mitochondrial-like, translating to MLSRVVFGSANAVKSSGPLGAGLVQLAHLHTSPNSQAPVPALPEKGGKTRHGIIPEELFQILYPKTGVTGPYVLGAGLLTYILSKEIYIINHETFAAACMGTVIIYGVRKFGPDVAAFADKLNEEKVQKAQEVKDLAMTSLAQAIQDEKKEQWRAEGRQMLFDAKRNNVAMLLETNRRERVHMVTNDVKKRLDYQIALQTLHRRMEQEHMVNWVEKNVVTSITPQQEKASIAKCITDLKVLAKVQQAKTTA from the exons ATGCTGTCTAGGGTCGTTTTCGGTTCAG CCAATGCTGTAAAAAGCAGTGGTCCCCTCGGAGCTGG GCTGGTCCAGCTGGCCCACCTCCACACATCCCCCAACAGCCAGGCCCCAGTCCCCGCTCTGCCAGAGAAGGGAGGCAAGACGCGCCACGGTATCATCCCTGAGGAGCTCTTCCAGATCCTGTACCCCAAGACTGGAGTTACAG GGCCCTACGTGCTGGGTGCTGGGCTGCTCACATACATCCTTTCCAAGGAGATCTACATCATCAACCACGAGACCTTCGCTGCTGCCTGCATGGGTACGGTCATCATCTATGGTGTCAGGAAGTTCGGCCCCGACGTCGCGGCTTTCGCTGACAAACTGAACGAG gagAAAGTTCAGAAGGCTCAGGAAGTGAAGGACCTGGCCATGACCAGCTTGGCTCAGGCCATCCAGGATGAGAAGAAGGAGCAGTGGAGGGCAGAGGGACGACAGATGCTCTTCGATGCTAAGAGG AACAACGTGGCCATGCTACTGGAGACCAACCGCAGGGAGAGGGTCCACATGGTGACCAACGATGTGAAGAAGAGGCTGGACTACCAGATCGCCCTGCAGACCCTTCACCGCCGCATGGAGCAGGAACACATGGTGAACTGGGTGGAGAAGAACGTAGTCACCAGCATCACCCCCCAGCAG GAGAAAGCAAGTATTGCCAAGTGCATCACAGACCTGAAGGTTTTGGCTAAAGTCCAACAGGCCAAGACCACTGCATAA